One genomic region from Chondrinema litorale encodes:
- a CDS encoding transglycosylase domain-containing protein — protein MKNIKLKTWHKRLIFIAAGAIVLFIVAIVGFITSVNMGAFGKMYSKKELQNFQNEIASQVYSEDSVLIGKYFDQNRTHVKYEQLPEHVVNALIATEDARFFEHGGVDTKSILRVAIKSILFSDKSSGGGSTITQQLAKNMFGRENHGILSLPVNKVKEMLLASKIEEMYSKEEIITMYLNTIPFGENVYGIGSAAKRFFNKTVSELKPEEGAILVGMLKANTYYNPRLHPENAVKRRNVVLSQMEKYGYLDQEAADTLTKLPLVMDYANLEAEGPANYFMVWVKKEANKILKELNEETDTTWDIEKSGLIVHTTLNYQLQLDALEAFKEHLGEMQKRLDAQYKSARFKSQLDNIAERELKRLGLTDRKDELQKQELFSWDGFHSDSISKLDSIKQALTLLHAGLLGVDPQTGAVKTWVGGIDFRTHPYDQVLVHRQLASTFKPLLYAASLEDGKMPCDYLDNDAVTLKDFEGWNPENYDETSGGKYSLAASLANSMNIPTVRLLFELGYEKVNNLWQKMGFTEDLENEPALALGIAEASVFELASAYAAFANGGHPVQPFYITSITTQDGEVLYEHKSEKSEDQVLSDKTTSLMNAILQKAINEGTGTSMRTVYSVQFPLAGKTGTSQDYSDAWFVGYNPSLLMVSRVGASLPVIRFNSGANGSGSTLALPLVARTLQKAQQNDTLRTEFSTAFAALPEEYAGALDCSDFVEDGAVEKFFDLFKKKETTLEKEQKRAQRKKNNPIKKIFGKKDKNSQ, from the coding sequence TTGAAAAACATTAAACTGAAAACTTGGCATAAGAGACTCATATTTATCGCAGCAGGTGCTATTGTTCTTTTTATAGTGGCTATTGTTGGCTTTATTACGTCAGTAAACATGGGCGCTTTTGGCAAAATGTACAGCAAAAAAGAACTCCAAAATTTTCAGAATGAAATTGCCTCACAAGTGTATTCAGAAGATAGTGTGCTCATTGGAAAATACTTCGATCAAAACCGTACCCATGTAAAATACGAGCAGCTTCCTGAACATGTAGTAAATGCATTGATTGCCACAGAAGATGCTCGATTTTTTGAACACGGTGGTGTAGATACAAAGAGTATTTTAAGGGTGGCTATTAAATCTATTCTCTTCTCTGATAAAAGCTCTGGTGGTGGTAGCACCATTACCCAACAGTTGGCTAAAAATATGTTTGGCAGAGAAAACCACGGAATACTGAGCTTGCCTGTAAACAAGGTAAAAGAAATGCTCCTCGCTTCTAAAATTGAAGAGATGTATAGCAAAGAGGAGATTATTACCATGTATTTAAACACTATCCCCTTTGGTGAAAATGTATATGGTATTGGTAGTGCTGCCAAAAGGTTTTTTAATAAAACTGTATCAGAACTAAAGCCTGAAGAAGGCGCAATACTTGTCGGAATGTTAAAGGCAAACACCTATTACAATCCTCGTCTTCATCCAGAAAATGCTGTTAAAAGAAGAAATGTGGTGTTAAGCCAAATGGAAAAGTATGGTTACCTTGATCAAGAAGCGGCTGATACTTTAACAAAGCTCCCCCTTGTAATGGATTACGCAAACCTAGAAGCCGAAGGGCCTGCCAATTACTTTATGGTTTGGGTAAAAAAAGAAGCTAATAAAATACTAAAAGAGCTCAACGAGGAAACAGACACTACTTGGGATATTGAGAAAAGTGGATTAATTGTGCATACTACCCTCAATTATCAATTGCAACTAGATGCTTTAGAAGCTTTTAAAGAGCATTTGGGTGAAATGCAAAAGAGATTGGATGCACAATACAAATCAGCCAGATTTAAGAGTCAATTGGATAATATCGCCGAGAGAGAATTAAAAAGGCTAGGATTAACAGATAGAAAAGATGAATTGCAAAAACAAGAGCTTTTTAGTTGGGATGGATTTCATTCAGACTCTATCTCTAAGCTAGATAGCATCAAACAAGCACTCACCTTATTGCATGCAGGTTTGTTGGGAGTCGACCCGCAAACCGGTGCAGTAAAAACATGGGTGGGTGGTATCGATTTTAGAACACACCCATACGATCAGGTTTTAGTACATCGCCAATTGGCATCGACATTTAAACCTTTATTGTATGCGGCTTCTCTGGAAGATGGCAAAATGCCTTGCGATTATCTGGATAATGATGCGGTTACTTTAAAAGATTTTGAAGGCTGGAACCCTGAAAACTACGACGAAACCTCTGGTGGAAAATATTCATTAGCAGCATCACTTGCCAACTCTATGAACATCCCAACAGTTCGTTTGCTCTTCGAGTTGGGCTACGAAAAAGTGAATAACCTCTGGCAAAAAATGGGTTTTACCGAAGACTTAGAAAATGAACCTGCACTGGCTTTAGGTATTGCAGAGGCAAGTGTTTTTGAACTCGCTTCGGCATATGCTGCTTTTGCTAATGGTGGCCATCCAGTTCAGCCTTTTTACATCACTTCTATTACTACACAAGATGGAGAGGTGCTTTATGAACATAAGTCCGAGAAAAGTGAAGATCAGGTACTGAGTGATAAAACAACTTCATTAATGAATGCCATTTTACAGAAAGCAATTAATGAAGGTACAGGTACTTCTATGAGAACTGTTTATAGTGTACAGTTTCCATTAGCTGGTAAAACGGGAACATCGCAAGACTATTCCGATGCTTGGTTTGTGGGTTACAACCCTTCTCTGCTAATGGTGAGTCGTGTGGGTGCTAGCTTGCCTGTAATTCGATTTAACTCAGGAGCAAATGGTTCTGGTAGTACATTGGCTTTGCCATTGGTAGCTAGAACTTTACAAAAAGCCCAACAAAACGATACGCTAAGAACCGAGTTTTCTACTGCATTTGCTGCCTTGCCAGAAGAATATGCAGGGGCACTAGATTGCAGTGATTTTGTAGAAGATGGTGCTGTTGAGAAGTTTTTTGATCTCTTTAAGAAAAAAGAAACTACGCTTGAAAAAGAACAAAAACGAGCACAACGAAAAAAGAATAACCCGATAAAGAAAATCTTTGGTAAAAAAGACAAGAATAGCCAATAA